One segment of Ochotona princeps isolate mOchPri1 chromosome 28, mOchPri1.hap1, whole genome shotgun sequence DNA contains the following:
- the MTX3 gene encoding metaxin-3 isoform X1: MAAPLELSCWGGGWGLPSVHSESLVVMAYAKFSGAPLKVNIIDSTWRGPRGDVPILTAEDSIVCQPAKILNFLRKQKYNADFDLTAKQGADTLAYVALLEERLLPAVLHTFWVESDNYFTVTKPWFASRIPFPLSLILPRRMSKGALDRILLTKGAPPLYQLQEVEAQIYRDAKECLNLLSHRLGTSQFFFGDTPCSLDAYVFGFLAPLYKVRFPQVQLQEHLKQLSNLCRFCDDILHSYFSLTPAGISPAGPESVDANLRKLTQLVNKECSLIEKMDDNLRQSPQPPARKLPTLRLTPAEEDSNSFQRLSP, translated from the exons ATGGCGGCCCCCTTGGAGCTCAGCTGctggggaggaggctggggtCTCCCTTCGGTCCACAGCGAATCCCTGGTGGTGATG GCTTATGCCAAGTTTTCTGGGGCGCCCCTGAAAGTTAACATCATAGACAGCACCTGGAGAGGCCCGCGAG GCGACGTACCCATTTTGACAGCTGAAGACAGCATCGTTTGTCAGCCTGCAAAGATACTAAACTTTTTACGAAAACAG AAGTACAACGCAGACTTTGACTTGACCGCAAAGCAAGGTGCAGACACCCTGGCATATGTCGCGCTCCTGGAGGAGAGGCTGCTGCCTGCCGTG CTTCACACATTCTGGGTTGAGAGTGACAACTACTTCACTGTGACGAAGCCCTGGTTCGCTTCCCGGATTCCTTTCCCGTTGAGTCTGATCCTGCCCAGAAGAATGTCCAAGGGGGCGCTGGACAGGATTCTGCTGACGAAGGGCGCGCCCCCGCTCTACCAGCTGCAGGAGGTGGAGGCCCAG ATCTACAGAGACGCCAAGGAGTGTCTCAATCTCCTGTCACACAGACTGGGGACGTCTCAGTTTTTCTTTGGAGACAC GCCTTGCTCCTTGGATGCCTACGTGTTTGGCTTCCTCGCCCCGCTGTATAAAGTGCGGTTTCCGCAAGTCCAGCTGCAGGAGCACCTGAAGCAGCTCTCCAACCTGTGCCGCTTCTGTGACGACATCCTGCACAGCTACTTCAGTCTCACGCCTGCAG GCATCTCCCCCGCGGGGCCCGAGTCGGTGGACGCCAATCTGCGGAAGCTCACGCAGCTGGTCAATAAGGAGTGCAGCCTGATCGAGAAG ATGGATGACAACCTCCGCCAGAGTCCGCAGCCGCCTGCTCGGAAGCTGCCCACGCTGAGGCTGACTCCGGCCGAGGAAGACAGCAACTCCTTCCAGCGACTGTCGCCCTGA
- the MTX3 gene encoding metaxin-3 isoform X5, giving the protein MAAPLELSCWGGGWGLPSVHSESLVVMAYAKFSGAPLKVNIIDSTWRGPRGDVPILTAEDSIVCQPAKILNFLRKQKYNADFDLTAKQGADTLAYVALLEERLLPAVLHTFWVESDNYFTVTKPWFASRIPFPLSLILPRRMSKGALDRILLTKGAPPLYQLQEVEAQIYRDAKECLNLLSHRLGTSQFFFGDTPCSLDAYVFGFLAPLYKVRFPQVQLQEHLKQLSNLCRFCDDILHSYFSLTPADG; this is encoded by the exons ATGGCGGCCCCCTTGGAGCTCAGCTGctggggaggaggctggggtCTCCCTTCGGTCCACAGCGAATCCCTGGTGGTGATG GCTTATGCCAAGTTTTCTGGGGCGCCCCTGAAAGTTAACATCATAGACAGCACCTGGAGAGGCCCGCGAG GCGACGTACCCATTTTGACAGCTGAAGACAGCATCGTTTGTCAGCCTGCAAAGATACTAAACTTTTTACGAAAACAG AAGTACAACGCAGACTTTGACTTGACCGCAAAGCAAGGTGCAGACACCCTGGCATATGTCGCGCTCCTGGAGGAGAGGCTGCTGCCTGCCGTG CTTCACACATTCTGGGTTGAGAGTGACAACTACTTCACTGTGACGAAGCCCTGGTTCGCTTCCCGGATTCCTTTCCCGTTGAGTCTGATCCTGCCCAGAAGAATGTCCAAGGGGGCGCTGGACAGGATTCTGCTGACGAAGGGCGCGCCCCCGCTCTACCAGCTGCAGGAGGTGGAGGCCCAG ATCTACAGAGACGCCAAGGAGTGTCTCAATCTCCTGTCACACAGACTGGGGACGTCTCAGTTTTTCTTTGGAGACAC GCCTTGCTCCTTGGATGCCTACGTGTTTGGCTTCCTCGCCCCGCTGTATAAAGTGCGGTTTCCGCAAGTCCAGCTGCAGGAGCACCTGAAGCAGCTCTCCAACCTGTGCCGCTTCTGTGACGACATCCTGCACAGCTACTTCAGTCTCACGCCTGCAG ATGGATGA
- the MTX3 gene encoding metaxin-3 isoform X4: protein MAAPLELSCWGGGWGLPSVHSESLVVMAYAKFSGAPLKVNIIDSTWRGPRGDVPILTAEDSIVCQPAKILNFLRKQKYNADFDLTAKQGADTLAYVALLEERLLPAVLHTFWVESDNYFTVTKPWFASRIPFPLSLILPRRMSKGALDRILLTKGAPPLYQLQEVEAQIYRDAKECLNLLSHRLGTSQFFFGDTPCSLDAYVFGFLAPLYKVRFPQVQLQEHLKQLSNLCRFCDDILHSYFSLTPAVWGPRA, encoded by the exons ATGGCGGCCCCCTTGGAGCTCAGCTGctggggaggaggctggggtCTCCCTTCGGTCCACAGCGAATCCCTGGTGGTGATG GCTTATGCCAAGTTTTCTGGGGCGCCCCTGAAAGTTAACATCATAGACAGCACCTGGAGAGGCCCGCGAG GCGACGTACCCATTTTGACAGCTGAAGACAGCATCGTTTGTCAGCCTGCAAAGATACTAAACTTTTTACGAAAACAG AAGTACAACGCAGACTTTGACTTGACCGCAAAGCAAGGTGCAGACACCCTGGCATATGTCGCGCTCCTGGAGGAGAGGCTGCTGCCTGCCGTG CTTCACACATTCTGGGTTGAGAGTGACAACTACTTCACTGTGACGAAGCCCTGGTTCGCTTCCCGGATTCCTTTCCCGTTGAGTCTGATCCTGCCCAGAAGAATGTCCAAGGGGGCGCTGGACAGGATTCTGCTGACGAAGGGCGCGCCCCCGCTCTACCAGCTGCAGGAGGTGGAGGCCCAG ATCTACAGAGACGCCAAGGAGTGTCTCAATCTCCTGTCACACAGACTGGGGACGTCTCAGTTTTTCTTTGGAGACAC GCCTTGCTCCTTGGATGCCTACGTGTTTGGCTTCCTCGCCCCGCTGTATAAAGTGCGGTTTCCGCAAGTCCAGCTGCAGGAGCACCTGAAGCAGCTCTCCAACCTGTGCCGCTTCTGTGACGACATCCTGCACAGCTACTTCAGTCTCACGCCTGCAG TGTGGGGGCCTCGTGCTTAA
- the MTX3 gene encoding metaxin-3 isoform X2 — protein MPEVGAATALPGQRRSGPWQDGGPLGAQLLGRRLGSPFGPQRIPGGDGDVPILTAEDSIVCQPAKILNFLRKQKYNADFDLTAKQGADTLAYVALLEERLLPAVLHTFWVESDNYFTVTKPWFASRIPFPLSLILPRRMSKGALDRILLTKGAPPLYQLQEVEAQIYRDAKECLNLLSHRLGTSQFFFGDTPCSLDAYVFGFLAPLYKVRFPQVQLQEHLKQLSNLCRFCDDILHSYFSLTPAGISPAGPESVDANLRKLTQLVNKECSLIEKMDDNLRQSPQPPARKLPTLRLTPAEEDSNSFQRLSP, from the exons ATGCCGGAAGTGGGAGCCGCGACAGCGCTTCCGGGGCAGCGGAGGTCGGGGCCCTGGCAAGATGGCGGCCCCCTTGGAGCTCAGCTGctggggaggaggctggggtCTCCCTTCGGTCCACAGCGAATCCCTGGTGGTGATG GCGACGTACCCATTTTGACAGCTGAAGACAGCATCGTTTGTCAGCCTGCAAAGATACTAAACTTTTTACGAAAACAG AAGTACAACGCAGACTTTGACTTGACCGCAAAGCAAGGTGCAGACACCCTGGCATATGTCGCGCTCCTGGAGGAGAGGCTGCTGCCTGCCGTG CTTCACACATTCTGGGTTGAGAGTGACAACTACTTCACTGTGACGAAGCCCTGGTTCGCTTCCCGGATTCCTTTCCCGTTGAGTCTGATCCTGCCCAGAAGAATGTCCAAGGGGGCGCTGGACAGGATTCTGCTGACGAAGGGCGCGCCCCCGCTCTACCAGCTGCAGGAGGTGGAGGCCCAG ATCTACAGAGACGCCAAGGAGTGTCTCAATCTCCTGTCACACAGACTGGGGACGTCTCAGTTTTTCTTTGGAGACAC GCCTTGCTCCTTGGATGCCTACGTGTTTGGCTTCCTCGCCCCGCTGTATAAAGTGCGGTTTCCGCAAGTCCAGCTGCAGGAGCACCTGAAGCAGCTCTCCAACCTGTGCCGCTTCTGTGACGACATCCTGCACAGCTACTTCAGTCTCACGCCTGCAG GCATCTCCCCCGCGGGGCCCGAGTCGGTGGACGCCAATCTGCGGAAGCTCACGCAGCTGGTCAATAAGGAGTGCAGCCTGATCGAGAAG ATGGATGACAACCTCCGCCAGAGTCCGCAGCCGCCTGCTCGGAAGCTGCCCACGCTGAGGCTGACTCCGGCCGAGGAAGACAGCAACTCCTTCCAGCGACTGTCGCCCTGA
- the MTX3 gene encoding metaxin-3 isoform X3, protein MAAPLELSCWGGGWGLPSVHSESLVVMAYAKFSGAPLKVNIIDSTWRGPRGDVPILTAEDSIVCQPAKILNFLRKQKYNADFDLTAKQGADTLAYVALLEERLLPAVLHTFWVESDNYFTVTKPWFASRIPFPLSLILPRRMSKGALDRILLTKGAPPLYQLQEVEAQIYRDAKECLNLLSHRLGTSQFFFGDTPCSLDAYVFGFLAPLYKVRFPQVQLQEHLKQLSNLCRFCDDILHSYFSLTPAAFSCMTRNQQQPDWGEVHSPDSTP, encoded by the exons ATGGCGGCCCCCTTGGAGCTCAGCTGctggggaggaggctggggtCTCCCTTCGGTCCACAGCGAATCCCTGGTGGTGATG GCTTATGCCAAGTTTTCTGGGGCGCCCCTGAAAGTTAACATCATAGACAGCACCTGGAGAGGCCCGCGAG GCGACGTACCCATTTTGACAGCTGAAGACAGCATCGTTTGTCAGCCTGCAAAGATACTAAACTTTTTACGAAAACAG AAGTACAACGCAGACTTTGACTTGACCGCAAAGCAAGGTGCAGACACCCTGGCATATGTCGCGCTCCTGGAGGAGAGGCTGCTGCCTGCCGTG CTTCACACATTCTGGGTTGAGAGTGACAACTACTTCACTGTGACGAAGCCCTGGTTCGCTTCCCGGATTCCTTTCCCGTTGAGTCTGATCCTGCCCAGAAGAATGTCCAAGGGGGCGCTGGACAGGATTCTGCTGACGAAGGGCGCGCCCCCGCTCTACCAGCTGCAGGAGGTGGAGGCCCAG ATCTACAGAGACGCCAAGGAGTGTCTCAATCTCCTGTCACACAGACTGGGGACGTCTCAGTTTTTCTTTGGAGACAC GCCTTGCTCCTTGGATGCCTACGTGTTTGGCTTCCTCGCCCCGCTGTATAAAGTGCGGTTTCCGCAAGTCCAGCTGCAGGAGCACCTGAAGCAGCTCTCCAACCTGTGCCGCTTCTGTGACGACATCCTGCACAGCTACTTCAGTCTCACGCCTGCAG CATTTTCCTGCATGACCAGAAATCAGCAGCAGCCTGATTGGGGTGAGGTACACTCCCCTGATTCCACTCCTTGA